The following are encoded together in the Cicer arietinum cultivar CDC Frontier isolate Library 1 chromosome 2, Cicar.CDCFrontier_v2.0, whole genome shotgun sequence genome:
- the LOC101502615 gene encoding uncharacterized protein, producing the protein MDKSSMDSPGSKSAKRPCISPSSPDTAPKTSIGNQIFCNRPLYMKSIKAVGFDMDYTLAQYKVDTFESLVYQQTVQNLVCKYNYPSELLSWVFDSDYMVRGLVIDKKEGNILKMDCYKYVKVAYHGFKELSKEEKLLIYGNTLVSTSYDQPEYALIDTLFSLAEAYLFAQLVEFKDKYPGKFLKPVDYACLYKDVRKAVDLCHRDGTLKQKVAEDPKRYINEDKSIVPMLKGLRESNRATFMVTNSLWDYTCVVMNFICGSSAVNDGTKFDWLQYFDVVITGSAKPNFFKEDNHANLFEVEPESGMLINTNDGSPLLQVGNIIARVSTKDKSSARKVFQGGNVVHLYPLLEIEASSQVLYVGDHIYGDILSSKKTLGWRTMLVIPELDREVQLLRKLKKNCENVRSLRSGCIALEDRLHCLNTNQKSNHDENLKHERDKMRLNYQTSLSELHKQFHPKWGQLMKAGYQNSRFAHQVERYACLYTSQVSNLGLSSQNQYYRPNEDSMQHEYAIMDKVDAN; encoded by the exons ATGGACAAAAGCTCAATGGACTCTCCTGGCAGCAAAAGTGCCAAACGGCCATGTATATCGCCATCATCTCCTGATACTGCACCTAAAACTAGTATAGGAAACCAGATCTTCTGTAACCGGCCACTGTATATGAAGAGCATTAAGGCTGTGGGATTTGACATGGATTATACCTTGGCGCAATACAAGGTTGACACTTTTGAATCCCTCGTTTATCAACAGACAGTCCAAAATCTGGTTTGTAAATACAACTATCCTAGTGAG CTACTTAGTTGGGTATTTGATTCAGATTACATGGTTAGAGGTTTGGTTATTGACAAAAAGGAAGGCAACATCTTGAAG ATGGATTGCTACAAATATGTGAAAGTAGCTTATCATGGATTTAAAGAATTGTCAAAAGAAGAGAAACTTCTGATCTATGGAAATACTTTAGTATCTACTTCTTATGATCAGCCAGAGTATGCTCTAATTGACACACTCTTTTCACTTGCTGAAGCCTACTTGTTTGCGCAGCTGGTTGAGTTTAAGGACAAATATCCTGGGAAGTTTTTAAAACCCGTTGA TTATGCATGTCTCTACAAAGATGTTCGAAAAGCAGTTGATTTGTGCCATCGAGATGGAACGTTGAAGCAAAAGGTTGCAGAGGATCCCAAAAG gtATATCAATGAAGACAAGTCAATAGTTCCCATGCTTAAAGGGCTTAGAGAGTCTAATCGAGCTACATTTATGGTGACAAACAG TTTATGGGACTATACATGTGTTGTCATGAATTTCATCTGTGGATCCAGTGCGGTGAATGACGGTACCAAATTTGACTGGCTTCAATACTTTGATGTTGTCATCACTGGCAG TGCAAAGCCGAATTTTTTTAAGGAAGATAATCATGCTAACCTGTTTGAGGTTGAGCCTGAGAGTGGAATGCTCATTAATACAAATGATGGCTCTCCTCTGCTTCAG GTGGGTAATATCATAGCAAGGGTTTCAACAAAAGATAAGAGCAGTGCTCGTAAGGTTTTTCAG GGTGGCAATGTCGTTCATCTGTATCCTCTACTTGAAATAGAAGCAAGTTCACAG GTTCTATATGTTGGGGATCACATTTATGGAGATATACTGAGCAGCAAAAAAACTCTTG GTTGGAGAACAATGTTGGTAATCCCAGAACTTGATAGGGAGGTTCAACTCCTCCggaaattgaagaaaaattgtGAG AATGTTAGATCTCTGAGGAGCGGTTGTATTGCTCTTGAGGATCGGTTACATTGTTTGAATACCAACCAGAAATCAAATCATGATGAAAATTTGAAG CATGAAAGAGACAAGATGCGATTGAATTATCAAACATCCCTAAGCGAACTACACAAACAG TTTCACCCGAAATGGGGACAACTGATGAAGGCTGGTTATCAGAACTCTCGTTTTGCTCATCAG GTTGAGAGATATGCCTGCCTTTATACAAGCCAAGTATCTAACTTGGGCTTGTCCTCTCAGAACCAATACTACAGACCCAATGAAGATAGTATGCAACATGAATATGCCATTATGGACAAAGTCGATGCTAATTAG
- the LOC101503142 gene encoding FACT complex subunit SSRP1-like: protein MTDGHLFNNITLGGRGGTNPGQIKIYSGGILWKRQGGGKSIDVDKADVVGVTWMKVPKTNQLGLQTKDGLYYKFTGFRDQDVVSLTNFFQNTFGITVKEKQLSVSGRNWGEVDLNGNMLAFMVGSKQAFEVPLADVSQTNLQGKNDVILEFHVDDTTGANEKDSLMEISFHIPNSNTQFVGDENRPPAQVFRDKIMSMADVGAGGEDAVVTFEGIAILTPRGRYSVELHLSFLRLQGQANDFKIQYSSVVRLFLLPKSNQPHTFVVISLDPPIRKGQTLYPHIVMQFETDYVVESELALHEDLYNSKYKDKLELTYKGLIHEVFTTILRGLSGAKVTKPGKFRSCQDGYAVKSSLKAEDGILYPLEKSFFFLPKPPTLITHEEIDYVEFERHAAGGSNMHYFDLLIRLKSDQEHLFRNIQRNEYHNLYGFISSKGLKIMNLGDAQPAVGVAQVLESEDDDAVDPHLERIRNEAGEDESDEEDEDFVAEKDDEGSPTDDSGEEGSDASQSGDEREKPAKKEPKKDLPSKTSTSTSKKKSKDADEDGKKKKQKKKKDPNAPKRAMSGFMFFSQMERENLKKTNPGISFTDVGRVLGEKWKKLSAEEKEPYEAKALIDKKRYKDEISGYKNPQPMNIDSGNESDSA from the exons ATGACTGACGGTCATCTCTTCAACAATATCACCCTCGGAGGCCGCGGCGGCACT AATCCAGGgcagataaaaatatattcggGGGGAATTTTATGGAAGAGACAGGGGGGTGGTAAATCAATCGATGTTGACAAAGCTGACGTAGTGGGCGTAACATGGATGAAGGTTCCAAAGACTAATCAACTTGGTCTTCAGACCAAAGATGGGTTGTACTACAAATTCACTGGATTTCGTGATCAG GATGTTGTCAGTTTGACCAATTTTTTCCAAAACACATTTGGAATAACTGTGAAGGAAAAGCAGCTTTCTGTTAGTGGGCGCAATTGGGGAGAAGTTGATTTAAATG GAAATATGCTGGCTTTCATGGTTGGTTCAAAGCAAGCTTTTGAGGTGCCTTTAGCGGATGTCTCGCAAACAAACCTTCAAGGAAAAAATGATGTGATCTTGGAGTTTCATGTGGATGATACCACTGGAGCCAATGAG AAAGATTCATTGATGGAGATAAGTTTCCATATACCAAATTCCAACACCCAGTTTGTTGGTGATGAAAATCGGCCCCCTGCTCAG GTTTTCCGTGATAAAATAATGTCTATGGCTGATGTGGGTGCTGGAGGTGAAGATGCTGTTGTAACATTTGAGGGTATTGCAATTCTTACACCCAG GGGACGATACAGTGTTGAGTTACACCTGTCATTCTTGCGGCTTCAAGGACAGGCTAATGATTTCAAAATCCAGTATAGCAGTGTGGTTCGACTATTTTTACTTCCTAAG TCTAATCAGCCACATACCTTTGTCGTTATTAGTCTTGACCCCCCTATTCGGAAAGGACAAACTTTGTACCCTCATATTGTGATGCAG TTCGAAACTGATTATGTGGTTGAAAGTGAATTGGCATTACATGAAGATCTTTATAACTCAAAGTACAAAGACAAGTTGGAGCTGACTTATAAG GGGCTCATCCATGAAGTGTTCACCACAATATTACGTGGTTTGTCTGGGGCCAAGGTTACCAAGCCTGGAAAATTTAGGAGTTGTCAAGATGGTTATGCTGTGAAATCATCTTTGAAAGCTGAAGATGGAATTCTTTATCCCCTTGAGAAAAGCTTCTTCTTTCTACCTAAACCTCCCACTCTTATTACTCATGAAGAG ATTGACTATGTGGAATTTGAGCGACATGCTGCTGGTGGTTCCAACATGCATTATTTTGACCTTCTTATCAGACTAAAATCTGATCAAGAGCATCTCTTCCGTAATATTCAGAGAAATGAATACCACAATTTGTACGGTTTTATCAG TTCAAAGGGCttgaaaattatgaatttaggaGATGCCCAACCAGCTGTTGGTGTGGCTCAGGTTCTTGAGAGTGAAGATGATGATGCCGTTGATCCACATCTTGAGCGCATCAGAAATGAAGCTGGTGAAGATGAAAGTGATGAGGAG GATGAGGATTTTGTTGCCGAGAAGGATGATGAAGGGTCTCCTACTGATGATTCTGGGGAAGAAGGTTCCGATGCTAGCCAAAGTGGTGATGAGAGAGAG AAGCCTGCCAAAAAGGAACCGAAGAAGGATCTTCCTTCTAAGACATCTACATCTACTTCTAAGAAGAAATCAAAGGATGCCGATGAAGAtggaaagaagaagaaacaaaagaagaaaaaggatcCAAATGCACCCAAGAGGGCGATGTCTGGTTTCATGTTCTTTTCTCAAATGGAAAGAGAG AATCTAAAGAAAACTAATCCTGGGATTTCATTTACGGATGTGGGAAGAGTACTCGGAGAGAAATGGAAAAAGTTGTCAG CGGAGGAGAAGGAGCCATATGAGGCAAAAGCCCTTATTGATAAAAAACGCTACAAGGATGAGATTAGTGGCTACAAGAATCCACAACCGATGAATATTGATTCAGGAAATGAATCTGACAGTGCCTAA